AAGACTCCTTGAACGTGACGGCCTATGAAGGATCGGGCGCAACCACCATGAGCACGGAAGGAACCGCGCCTGGAGAATGGCTTGAGCTTGCCAAATCCCCCTATTTTGTAGTCGAAAAAGGCGTTGTTAACGGTGCCTGGTCCTTATCTACTTCCGCGGAAAGCTTCACTATCGTGGTGGTATGCGATGGTCAAGGAACCCTCAGCTGGGATAACGGCTCCATTGATTACACGTCCGGACAATGCTTCCTGCTCCCAGCTAACCTGGGTGCATATACACTGGATGGGCAATCTACGGTTCTTCGTTCATATCTTCCTTAAACAGGGTATAAATAATTGAGATAAACCATTCGTTTTTGTGGAGGTGTTAAGCCTGTGATGCAAACCGACACGTTTACGATGCTGAATGCGCAGGGCATGCATGTTTTTGTATATCAATGGTTGCCAGAGCAGGACCATCCCATTCGTGCCATCGTGCAAATTGCGCATGGTATGTGCGAAACCGGCAAGCGGTACGAGGAGCTTGCCGAGTTGCTGACAGGGTACGGCTACGCCGTGTACTGCAACGACCATCGGGGTCATGGACAAACGTCGGGCCTTACGCTTCTCGGCGATCCCGGGGAAAACGGATTCGAAGGGATGATTGAAGACCAGTTGCTTCTTGCTTCCGAACTCAAGAAGCGCCATGCCGGTGTTCCGCATTATTTGATGGGACACAGCATGGGCTCCTTTTTGACGCAAAAGATCATGTGTTCGAACGGTGAATTATTCGACGGATTCATACTGTCAGGAACCAATGGTCCACAGGGACTGCTGACATTAGGTATGAGCTTGGCAGCTGCACAAATGCGCTTGCAAGGAGACACGCACCGGAGTCTGATGCTGAACGCCATGGTGTTCGGCCCTTACAGCAAAGGTTTCGGCCCTATTCGCACGCCGTTC
Above is a window of Paenibacillus sp. FSL K6-1330 DNA encoding:
- a CDS encoding alpha/beta fold hydrolase, whose protein sequence is MQTDTFTMLNAQGMHVFVYQWLPEQDHPIRAIVQIAHGMCETGKRYEELAELLTGYGYAVYCNDHRGHGQTSGLTLLGDPGENGFEGMIEDQLLLASELKKRHAGVPHYLMGHSMGSFLTQKIMCSNGELFDGFILSGTNGPQGLLTLGMSLAAAQMRLQGDTHRSLMLNAMVFGPYSKGFGPIRTPFDWLSRDEAEVDKYINDPYCGKVCSARFFRDFFKLLSQIHKPQLMECLLKDKPVYIFSGEDDPVGHRGKGVRRLIELYRKHGIQDLEYRLYPGGRHEMLHEINRDEVAAHVLDWLERHTSGSHGSETPQESEWVM